From Rhododendron vialii isolate Sample 1 chromosome 10a, ASM3025357v1, the proteins below share one genomic window:
- the LOC131302405 gene encoding uncharacterized protein At4g38062 yields MERVCEELDDAKAEIEKLKAEFKTTAELCERLKRTHDEQQTKILEANAKIEKQSQELNEKADEISTTKQMYEELKSSMKEKEAMIKHLAASNDKLRVDFDEKLRKWDEEKREMVLAFDEANSNSSDHELKLHAYEEEIKGLKSFLSDSEKKRLEAEKKAEACRELRERDDMLFKQEEEKRKVEDQLKWKKEQFKHLEEAHEKLRCEFQQSKKEWEVEKSTLIDEISTLQTNLDSQTRISEGLQSRLQMCNQALAHEESRRKYLEVQLSETKTSFENVLSDCEEAKSKIECLTGQRDKDIASLRDMLGTKEMIHKEMTYQVGRLEQENRELKFSLKEMQEAQIQEGGSSSSLSKLRNKLKGLEQTHRDCSKNLKVKEAEWSSGLEKMEGDLTNCRFELESKDRTIKELNIELEGYRSLVMHFELQNEEKTLMLMVLKSEISEAQLKLADEMENINLKYSEREEEVSRLMRQLAVKNAALVKADQNIEEGHEKIGSLLSKVESLSLVQEQKLQLQDEVERQKGMVMNLEWLNEEKSLMLFVLKSEISEAQLKLADEMENMVLENVKRDEEVSILVKQLNMKSDALVKAETKIEECHEKIEECHEEIASLLRKVEFLSLMEQQHLQLQNELESLKEMQMHLGLQNEEKSLTLLVVKLGISEAQAKIANMALENSEKEDTISALLKQLEMKSAALVRAEEKIESLSSTAQKEDKISALLKQLEMKSAALVKAEETIESLLSTAESVSLKELNQIQLQNELEKHKEMLKDAYRCQTRLKEQVLQMERYLKKVDDELSEKFCDGNELEFGLQVWKSVAEGLQATLEENQQLRKQVEGSLLAQVGVEVTLKQEKESLGRVVEERERRIEELERDIMVLDRELKTRENVSGGIHKEIECLEQECVRRELEGVIFTHINMEFSYEHEKMSSQRLLEERDKKIDDLERLLLSMEERVKSSTTSFNLLHKAWEKITADGVLREIEIQEKLLVIAEMEHEKMSFQRLLEERDKKIDDLERLLLSMEERVKSSTTSFNLLHKAWEKITADGVLREIEIQEKLLVIAEMESDFVNLEKKLELLQESFSRSKKESEEFEAEMRANQSEIKKLTSDLRTSGAVIDKIESEKRTLLDFIGSLFDRISELSDEDMELTGVWERIVQNFENNKRVIDLKVDNDEDEIFDPSKENVTTHPCSTTKRVDATVNERSPFRALNS; encoded by the coding sequence ATGGAGAGAGTTTGTGAAGAGCTAGATGATGCTAAAGCTGAGATTGAGAAGCTCAAGGCAGAATTCAAAACAACAGCAGAACTGTGTGAGAGATTGAAGAGAACCCATGATGAGCAACAAACCAAAATCCTAGAGGCAAATGCAAAAATCGAGAAGCAATCTCAAGAACTCAATGAGAAGGCGGATGAAATTTCTACCACGAAGCAAATGTACGAAGAACTCAAGTCTAGTATGAAGGAGAAAGAGGCCATGATCAAGCATCTTGCCGCATCCAATGATAAGCTTCGTGTCGATTTTGATGAGAAGCTAAGGAAATGGGATGAAGAAAAAAGGGAGATGGTGTTGGCCTTCGATGAGGCTAATTCAAACAGCTCAGATCATGAGCTGAAACTCCATGCATATGAGGAAGAGATTAAAGGCCTTAAATCCTTCCTATCTGATTCAGAGAAGAAGCGTTTGGAAGCGGAGAAAAAAGCCGAAGCGTGCAGAGAACTGAGGGAGAGAGATGATATGTTGTTCAAACAAGAGGAGGAAAAAAGGAAGGTGGAAGATCAGCTCAAATGGAAGAAGGAACAGTTCAAACATTTAGAAGAAGCCCACGAAAAGCTCCGATGTGAGTTTCAACAAAGTAAGAAAGAGTGGGAGGTGGAGAAATCTACATTGATTGATGAGATTTCTACATTGCAAACAAATCTAGATTCTCAGACGAGAATCTCGGAAGGCCTTCAAAGCCGATTACAGATGTGCAACCAAGCTTTAGCTCATGAAGAGAGTAGAAGGAAGTATTTGGAAGTTCAACTTTCTGAGACCAAAACaagttttgaaaatgttttatCCGATTGTGAGGAAGCAAAGTCGAAAATCGAGTGCTTGACTGGTCAAAGGGACAAAGACATTGCGAGTCTGAGGGACATGTTGGGAACAAAGGAGATGATTCACAAAGAAATGACGTACCAAGTTGGTAGACTTGAGCAAGAGAATCGGGAGctgaaattttcccttaaagAAATGCAGGAAGCTCAGATTCAAGAGGGAGGTAGTTCTTCTTCACTGTCAAAGCTCCGGAACAAACTCAAAGGGTTGGAGCAGACACATAGAGACTGTTCTAAAAATCTGAAAGTCAAAGAAGCCGAATGGAGCTCTGGATTGGAAAAAATGGAAGGGGACTTGACTAACTGCAGGTTTGAGTTAGAGAGCAAAGATAGAACTATAAAGGAACTCAACATTGAGTTAGAGGGTTATCGGTCTTTGGTCATGCATTTCGAGTTGCAGAATGAGGAGAAAACTCTGATGTTAATGGTTTTGAAGTCAGAAATTTCGGAAGCTCAGTTAAAGCTTGCCGATGAGATGGAAAATATCAATCTGAAATACAGTGAAAGAGAAGAGGAGGTTTCTCGACTTATGCGACAGTTGGCGGTAAAGAATGCTGCTCTTGTCAAGGCTGATCAAAATATAGAAGAAGGCCATGAGAAGATCGGATCCTTGTTGAGCAAGGTTGAGTCCTTGAGTCTTGTACAAGAGCAGAAGCTTCAATTGCAAGATGAGGTTGAAAGGCAAAAGGGAATGGTTATGAATTTAGAGTGGCTGAATGAGGAGAAATCTCTGATGTTATTTGTGTTGAAGTCAGAAATTTCAGAAGCTCAGTTGAAGCTTGCCGATGAGATGGAAAATATGGTTCTGGAAAACGTGAAGAGAGACGAAGAGGTTTCAATCCTTGTGAAACAGTTAAATATGAAGAGTGATGCTCTTGTTAAAGCTGAAACAAAGATCGAAGAATGCCACGAGAAGATTGAAGAATGCCATGAGGAAATAGCATCTTTGTTGAGAAAGGTTGAGTTCTTGAGTCTTATGGAACAACAGCACCTTCAATTGCAGAATGAGCTTGAGAGTCTTAAGGAAATGCAAATGCATTTAGGACTGCAAAATGAGGAGAAGTCTCTGACTTTATTGGTGGTGAAGTTAGGAATTTCAGAAGCCCAGGCTAAAATTGCGAATATGGCTTTGGAAAACAGTGAGAAAGAAGATACGATTTCAGCTCTTCTGAAGCAGTTAGAGATGAAGAGTGCTGCTCTTGTGAGAGCCGAGGAGAAGATTGAGTCTTTGTCGAGCACAGCTCAGAAAGAAGATAAGATTTCAGCTCTTCTGAAGCAGTTAGAGATGAAGAGTGCTGCTCTTGTGAAAGCCGAGGAGACAATAGAGTCTTTGTTGAGCACAGCTGAGTCTGTAAGTCTTAAGGAGCTTAACCAGATTCAATTGCAAAATGAGCTTGAAAAGCACAAGGAGATGCTCAAGGACGCGTACAGGTGTCAAACTCGCTTGAAGGAGCAAGTTTTGCAAATGGAAAGGTACTTGAAAAAGGTTGATGATGAATTGAGTGAGAAGTTCTGCGACGGAAATGAACTGGAATTTGGATTGCAAGTATGGAAATCTGTTGCTGAAGGATTGCAAGCTACCCTCGAAGAAAACCAGCAACTCCGTAAACAAGTAGAAGGTTCTCTTCTTGCACAAGTAGGAGTTGAAGTCACTCTCAAACAAGAGAAAGAGAGTCTTGGCCGTGTGgtagaggagagggagagaagaatAGAAGAACTTGAGAGAGACATCATGGTGTTGGATCGAGAACTCAAGACTAGAGAAAATGTATCCGGTGGAATTCATAAAGAGATCGAGTGTTTGGAGCAAGAGTGTGTGAGGAGAGAATTGGaaggagtgattttcacacacATCAATATGGAGTTTAGTTATGAACATGAGAAGATGAGTTCTCAACGGCTTTTAGAAGAGAGAGACAAGAAAATAGATGATCTTGAACGGCTTTTGCTATCGATGGAAGAAAGGGTGAAAAGTTCGACCACATCTTTTAATCTGCTCCACAAGGCTTGGGAGAAGATTACAGCAGATGGGGTTCTGAGGGAAATAGAAATCCAAGAGAAACTGCTGGTGATTGCGGAAATGGAACATGAGAAGATGAGTTTTCAAAGGCTTTTAGAAGAGAGAGACAAGAAAATAGATGATCTTGAACGGCTTTTGCTATCGATGGAAGAAAGGGTGAAAAGTTCAACTACATCTTTTAATCTGCTCCACAAGGCTTGGGAGAAGATTACAGCAGATGGGGTTCTGAGGGAAATAGAAATCCAAGAGAAACTGCTGGTGATTGCGGAAATGGAAAGCGATTTCGTTAACTTAGAGAAGAAACTGGAGTTGCTGCAGGAATCGTTTTCTCGTTCAAAGAAGGAAAGTGAGGAGTTTGAAGCTGAAATGAGAGCCAATCAGTCGGAGATAAAGAAACTGACATCGGATCTAAGGACTTCAGGTGCCGTAATTGACAAGATTGAAAGTGAAAAGAGAACTTTGTTGGATTTTATTGGGAGCCTGTTTGATAGGATAAGTGAGTTATCAGATGAAGACATGGAGTTGACAGGAGTTTGGGAAAGGATTGTGCAGAATTTCGAAAACAATAAAAGGGTTATAGACTTGAAAGTTGACAACGATGAAGATGAAATCTTTGATCCTTCGAAAGAGAATGTGACTACTCATCCCTGTTCTACGACAAAGAGAGTCGATGCCACTGTCAACGAAAGATCACCATTTAGAGCACTCAACAGTTAG